CCCTGCTCGAGCGACTCGTCGACGACGGAGCGATCCGGGCCGACGCGATGGCCGCACTCCGCGCGCTCGCGGTCGGAGACGACCCCGCGCCGGTCGCCATCGAACCCGTCGCGAAACGACTCGACGACCAGAGCCCAAACGTCCGCCAGGACGCCGCGATCACGCTGATGGCAGTCGCAACCGAGACGCCAGAGCGGGCGTCGACCGCACTCGATCCGCTCACGGCGGCGCTCACCGACACCCCCTCGATTCGCGAATCGGCCATCCGCGCACTCCGACACGTCGCCACTGCAGACCCCGCGCTGACGGGCCTCGAGTCGTCCGTTCCGGCCGTCACGGATCGCCTGACTGACGTCCAGGCGGCCGTCCGAACCGACGCGGCGGCGACCCTGCGCGCCGTCGCCGACGAACGGCCAGCTACCGTTCGGTCGTCGGTCGTCGCGCTGGCCGCCGTCCTGGAGGACGACGCCATCGAAACCCGCGAACACGCTGCCGCCGCAATCGAGGCCGTTGCCGGGGAACACCCCGACGCCGTCGCGCCCGTCGTGGCGGAACTCGCGGCTCGCCTCGAGGAGGACGAGGGTGAAGACGAAGACGAAGACGAAGACGGGACGTCGGTGCGGGCGGACGTCGCTCGAGCCCTGGCCGCCGTCGCGGCGGCCAACCCCGACGCCGTTCGCGTCGAGGTTCATGCCCTCGCCGCGTGCCTGGACGAACCGAACGAGTCAGTCAGACGGCCAGCCGCCGACGCGCTCGGTGCCGTCGCTCTCGACGGCGACGTCGACCAGGCGGTCGTCGAACATTCCCTCGCACAGCTCGAGGAAGGGCGAGGTGAAGAGACCGACACGTGGAGACAGGGCCACGCCGCCCGGTCGCTGGCGGAGGTCGCCGAGGAGCAGGTTGCGAACGTCCATCCGGCCGTTCGATCCCTCTCGAGCCGTCTGGCAGCCGACACCGTCGCCGTCCGACGAGCGGCTTCTCGCGACCTCGCCGGCGTCGCCACCGAACGGCCGCGAGACGTCCGTTCGGCCGTCGAACCGCTGGCGACTCGCCTCGAAGACGACGACGCGAGTGTCCGCAACAACGCCGCGATCGCCCTCCAGAGACTGGGGGAGGCCTACCCCGAGGACGTTCGGTCGGCGCTGGGCGCGCTATTCGGATCGGTGGACGATCCCGACCGGACCGTCCGGACGAACGTCGTCGCCGCGCTCACCACGATCGGTCCCGACGGCGACCGCATTCGATCGCCGGCTCGGGCGCTGGCAGTCGCCGAAACCACAGCCGACGACGCCTCGATTCGAACCGGCGCACTCGAGGCCCTCGGCGTGTTGCTCCCGGAGACCGGCGACGAAACGACCGCCGTCGTCGACGCCGTTCTCGATCGACTTGCCGACGACTGTCGACCAGCCGAACGGAGTGCCGCGCTCGAGGCACTCGAAACTCTCCTCACGAGACCCATCGAGACCGATCCGACGCCGACCGAGGCCGTCCTGGACCAGCTCGACGACGGGACGACGGCGAGAACGACCGCCCTGGCCCGTTCGCTGGCCGACCTCGCTCGCGTCGATACGGCCATCGTGGAACCGCTCGCCTCGAGCCTGCTCGAACGGCTGGCGAACGCCGGACGACTCGAACGTCAGGCCCACCTTCGAACACTCTCGGCCGTAGCCGATGGGTCGGGTCGGTCCGTCGTGGCGCTCCTCCTCGAGTCCGCAGACGATCGGTCGATGGAGGCAGTCGCGGCCGACCTCGCGACGCTCGCGGCGGTCGAATCCGAGTCAGTGAGCCAGAACGCGGACGCCGTCGCCGACCTCCTCGAACACGAGACGACGGCCGTTCGCGGCTACGCGACGCTCTCGCTCGCGACCGTCGCCGTCCTCCAGGACGACTCGACGCTCGAGACGGAGTTCGACGCCGTCGAGGACCGACTGGTCGACGCCGCGTCGCTCGTGGCCGGCGGGGAGACACCGACGCACACGGACGCGATCAACAATCAGCTCTCGGGACTCGGTCGCCGCGTCGACGGCGACCCCTGGGCGGCCGGAATCGCGGTGCTCGGACTGTCGGTGCTCGCCGAGTGCTCCGAGCAGCTACGACCGACGGCGCTGTCGAAGGTTGCCGCGGGACTCGATGTCGATTCGCCCGTGGTTCGGACGACGACGGCTCGAACCCTCGCGGCAGTCGCCGAAGACGACTCCGGTGGGTTCGAGTCGAGCGTCCCGGCGCTCGTCGACGCGCTCCAGGACGAAGACGACAGCGTTCGAGCGTTCGCCACTCGCACGCTGTCCGCACTGGCGCCTCGCGGCGACGTAGACCTCGCGGACGCGGTCGACGTGCTCGTCGCTCGACTGGCCGATCCCGATAGCCGCGTCAGGGAACAGGCGTGTCACAGCCTCGGGTTCGTGGGCGTCGAGCCGTCGACCCTCGAGTCGCTCGGAGCCGATCCGGTCCCGGCCGTCGCCGAGGCGGCCGTGCGGGCGCAGAGTCGGTCGACGAGTGCGCGCGAACCCATCGACGACCACGACGAGTGGGCCGACTGGAGCGCCACTCGAGCCGACGCCGCACGGACCGGGGCCGTTCCGGACGGCAACCCGCTCTCGTCGGCGGTCGACGTCCAGTGGCGGTTCGATCCAGAGGTGCGAACGACCGCACCGACCGTCGTCGCCGACACCGTGTACGTCGGCACCGACAGCGGTCGCGTGCTGGCGCTCTCGCTCGAGACGGGCGACGAGCGCTGGGGGTATCAGACCGACGGTATCGTGATCGGGGCGCCCACGGTCGTCGGCGAGGAGGTCTACGCCACGAGCGCGGACGGGACGGTGTACGCGCTCGACCGAGAGACCGGCGAACGAAGCTGGCAGTACCGGCTGGAGGCGACCTGCCGGGTCGCCCCGGTCGTCGACGACGGAACCGTCTATGCCGACGACGACGGCGGAACGGTGTACGCCCTCGAGGCCGAGTCAGGATGCGTCGAGTGGACGCTCGCGACCGACGGGACCGCGGCCGTCGCGAAGGTCGCCGTCACCAGCGGCGGCGTCTTCGCCGGAACGGCTGACGGAATCGTTCGACGCCTCGACGGCGAATCCGGCACGCTCGAGTGGACGCGCGACATCCGGGCAGCGGTCGACGTCGAGGGTGACGGTGATGGCGACGGTGACGTCGGCGCTGGCGTGAACGCCGAGGGAGCCAGCTATCTAGCCGCCACGGACGACCTCGTCGTCGCCACGGCCGGCGACAGTCTCTACGCCCTCGAGGCGGCCGACGGCACGATTCGCTGGCGATTCGACACCGGCGGCGTCCTCGAGGCCCCGGCGGTCGCCCACGGAACGGTCTACGTCGCCAGCGGCGATCTGAGCGTGTACGCGGTCGACCTGGCCTCGGGCGCCGAGCGGTTCCGGTTCGACACCGGCGGGGCGACGCCGACCGCACCGGCCGTCGTCGACGGCACGTGCTGTGTCGGTACCGACGAAGGGGTCATCTACGCGCTGGATGCGAGCGACGGCGCGGCCCGGTGGCGATACGACACCGAAACCGGGGCGGCCCTCGAGGGGCTGACGGTCGCGAGCGGCCTGCTGTGTACCGCCGGCCCCGGCGGCATCGCCGCCCTCGGCGACGACCAGTCCTCGTGGGCCGATCGTATCGGATTCTCCGGGCTGTTCACCCGGTTCGGCGCGAATCAGTAGTCGTTTCGAGCCGTCTCTCAGGACCTGTCTCGAGTCCCCGACCGAGTAGCAGCCGTTTTCGCGAGGATCAGTATCCAGGCGCCGAAGGCGACGGCGGCGACGAACTCCGGGACGGCGAACCAGTGTCCCGGGTCTGGCGCCGTGGAACGAACGAGGAGCCAGCCGAGCCAGCCGGCCAGGTGGGCAACACCGAGCCAGATCGACGCGACCGCGACCCATCGATCACCGGCCAGCACCTGTCCCGTCCCGGTGAGCAGCTGGGCGACTGGGGCGACGCCGAACACCGTCAGCGCGGCGAGGCCGTGCAGGCTCGACTCGAGGTAGTACGCCGTGTGTCCGAGGAAGAAGATCCCGACGCCGATCATACCAAGGACGGCGACGCCGGTGAGCGCGATGCCGATCCGCTC
This region of Natronosalvus halobius genomic DNA includes:
- a CDS encoding PQQ-binding-like beta-propeller repeat protein is translated as MPRNDPSNPDDPVLGKPGDDLEVTLGIDQLQRFLSADDPDVRTYAASTLAGEAADRPREVCSAVPALIDRLEDEPSVRSHATAALAAIARDHPEEVTAAVPALTDRLEGSTAVRADAVDALASIGDAEPTTLLESVDALAAIVSDEEEDQDHDDAEDDFVCRRAAAALAAVADVDAQAVRPVAASIATAADHEDEAVRGHAVRALRAVAESDPAALAATTDAASPLLERLVDDGAIRADAMAALRALAVGDDPAPVAIEPVAKRLDDQSPNVRQDAAITLMAVATETPERASTALDPLTAALTDTPSIRESAIRALRHVATADPALTGLESSVPAVTDRLTDVQAAVRTDAAATLRAVADERPATVRSSVVALAAVLEDDAIETREHAAAAIEAVAGEHPDAVAPVVAELAARLEEDEGEDEDEDEDGTSVRADVARALAAVAAANPDAVRVEVHALAACLDEPNESVRRPAADALGAVALDGDVDQAVVEHSLAQLEEGRGEETDTWRQGHAARSLAEVAEEQVANVHPAVRSLSSRLAADTVAVRRAASRDLAGVATERPRDVRSAVEPLATRLEDDDASVRNNAAIALQRLGEAYPEDVRSALGALFGSVDDPDRTVRTNVVAALTTIGPDGDRIRSPARALAVAETTADDASIRTGALEALGVLLPETGDETTAVVDAVLDRLADDCRPAERSAALEALETLLTRPIETDPTPTEAVLDQLDDGTTARTTALARSLADLARVDTAIVEPLASSLLERLANAGRLERQAHLRTLSAVADGSGRSVVALLLESADDRSMEAVAADLATLAAVESESVSQNADAVADLLEHETTAVRGYATLSLATVAVLQDDSTLETEFDAVEDRLVDAASLVAGGETPTHTDAINNQLSGLGRRVDGDPWAAGIAVLGLSVLAECSEQLRPTALSKVAAGLDVDSPVVRTTTARTLAAVAEDDSGGFESSVPALVDALQDEDDSVRAFATRTLSALAPRGDVDLADAVDVLVARLADPDSRVREQACHSLGFVGVEPSTLESLGADPVPAVAEAAVRAQSRSTSAREPIDDHDEWADWSATRADAARTGAVPDGNPLSSAVDVQWRFDPEVRTTAPTVVADTVYVGTDSGRVLALSLETGDERWGYQTDGIVIGAPTVVGEEVYATSADGTVYALDRETGERSWQYRLEATCRVAPVVDDGTVYADDDGGTVYALEAESGCVEWTLATDGTAAVAKVAVTSGGVFAGTADGIVRRLDGESGTLEWTRDIRAAVDVEGDGDGDGDVGAGVNAEGASYLAATDDLVVATAGDSLYALEAADGTIRWRFDTGGVLEAPAVAHGTVYVASGDLSVYAVDLASGAERFRFDTGGATPTAPAVVDGTCCVGTDEGVIYALDASDGAARWRYDTETGAALEGLTVASGLLCTAGPGGIAALGDDQSSWADRIGFSGLFTRFGANQ
- a CDS encoding DUF998 domain-containing protein, with translation MTVRRTLAIRCGIAAPTVALAGIVLSTLVATPETFTWRTRALSDMGRVTARTFWIFNGGLVLGGLLGTPFVALLWSRARNRLERIGIALTGVAVLGMIGVGIFFLGHTAYYLESSLHGLAALTVFGVAPVAQLLTGTGQVLAGDRWVAVASIWLGVAHLAGWLGWLLVRSTAPDPGHWFAVPEFVAAVAFGAWILILAKTAATRSGTRDRS